The DNA window CGCTATCTAATTATCTAGCTGATTTTGCTATCCTCTCTACTTCTTCCTTCTTGTTAACAGAAAAGCTTGCCATTTCTCCTTTTGAAGCAAGAATAAGCTCTTCGGCCAATGTTTCGTGAAACTTCTTCTTAGTTTTAAAAGTTTTAAGACTTGCACCAAGTGCTATATTCTTAAGTGCCATATCAAGTCTTCTTTGAGATCCTGTATCTACTGAAAGATGGTATTTAATTCCACCATAAGAAAGTGTTGTTACTTCTTCCCTTGGCCCTGCATATTCTAGTGCTTTAACTAATACTTCCAAAGGATTCTGTTTTGTTCTTTTGTTAATATCTTCAAAAGCTAATTTTAATGTTTTATATGTGGCCTGTTTCTTACCTGTATAACCACCGTGTCTTCTCAAGTATCTTCCACCCGTCTTTCTTCCTGCAGAGCCGGATCTCATCATCTTATTTGCAAGTCTTTCAACAATGCTCATTTTATTTTTCCAAAATCTTCTCTTTTGATGCCTTCCTGCTGTATGAGGAATTATGATGGGGGTAAGATTAACATAACTCTTTATTCCCAAATCTTCTACGGCAATATCTGTATCCCACTTGCCAAAGACCTTAAGATTATCTGGTACAAAAAATCTCTCTTTCACATCCATGATATCTACCTTACCGGTTTCTCTTTCCTTCCTTTAACCATCTCATTTAATGAAACTCTGTTTACTTTAATTACTTTAAATCTGACTCCAGGGATATCCCCCATTGACCCACCCTGTCTGCCGCCAATTCCTTCAATTACGACTTCATCGTGTTCGTCAATGAAGTTTATAGCGCCGTCTCCAGGGCAAAATGCAGTTATCTGCCTACCGTTTTTAATAAGCTGAACTCTAATACATTTTCTAAGGGCTGAGTTGGGCTGTTTTGCCTCAATAGGTACCTTCTCAAGTACAATTCCCCTAGCCTGTGGGCTACCTTCTAAAGGGTCTGATTTGACCTTAAGGTCAAGTTCTCTGACCTTGTAAACTTTATCTTTCCATCTAAATTTTTTTCTTATTCCCTCAATTTTTCTCGCTGCGTTTCTGCCATGTGGTTTACTCATATTTACAACCTCTACATGATCATTATATCGTCAAGATTATGATGTCTCTTTAATAGGTTTTTGA is part of the Methanofastidiosum sp. genome and encodes:
- a CDS encoding 30S ribosomal protein S7, producing the protein MDVKERFFVPDNLKVFGKWDTDIAVEDLGIKSYVNLTPIIIPHTAGRHQKRRFWKNKMSIVERLANKMMRSGSAGRKTGGRYLRRHGGYTGKKQATYKTLKLAFEDINKRTKQNPLEVLVKALEYAGPREEVTTLSYGGIKYHLSVDTGSQRRLDMALKNIALGASLKTFKTKKKFHETLAEELILASKGEMASFSVNKKEEVERIAKSAR
- a CDS encoding 30S ribosomal protein S12, whose product is MSKPHGRNAARKIEGIRKKFRWKDKVYKVRELDLKVKSDPLEGSPQARGIVLEKVPIEAKQPNSALRKCIRVQLIKNGRQITAFCPGDGAINFIDEHDEVVIEGIGGRQGGSMGDIPGVRFKVIKVNRVSLNEMVKGRKEKPVR